In Acetoanaerobium noterae, a single genomic region encodes these proteins:
- the thrC gene encoding threonine synthase, which yields MYKGLIDNYREFFNFNKETVPVTLNEGRTPLIRANNLETLLGIDIELYFKFEGLNPTGSFKDRGMTSAVTKAVEDNSKAVICASTGNTSASAAAYAARAGLKSYVIIPDGKIAKGKLAQAVAYGATILAIDGNFDVALDMVKEISSKHPITMVNSLNPHRIEGQKTAAFELCDDLKVAPDYLFIPVGNAGNITAYWKGFNEYHKAGKISKLPQLMGFQAYNSAPLVLGHPVSNPETVATAIRIGNPASKDKALAAIKESNGNIDRIKDEDILKAQFLLSTSEGIFAEPASCISLAGLIKAKEEGRVNQGSKVVCVLTGNGLKDSDIILDNPYEYATLKSDYKVIEDYILRGNK from the coding sequence ATGTATAAGGGCTTAATTGATAACTACAGAGAATTTTTTAATTTTAATAAAGAAACGGTTCCTGTGACCTTAAATGAAGGCAGGACGCCACTGATTCGAGCAAATAATCTAGAAACCCTTCTAGGTATAGATATAGAGCTTTATTTTAAATTCGAAGGACTTAATCCAACGGGCTCTTTTAAAGATCGTGGAATGACAAGTGCAGTTACAAAAGCTGTAGAAGACAATAGCAAGGCTGTAATTTGTGCTTCAACTGGAAACACATCTGCATCAGCTGCAGCCTATGCTGCTAGAGCAGGATTAAAATCCTATGTCATTATTCCAGATGGAAAAATAGCTAAAGGCAAGCTAGCTCAAGCTGTAGCTTACGGCGCTACTATACTTGCAATAGATGGAAATTTTGATGTGGCGCTAGATATGGTTAAGGAAATTTCAAGCAAGCATCCTATAACTATGGTAAATTCACTTAATCCTCATCGTATAGAAGGCCAAAAAACTGCTGCCTTTGAACTCTGCGATGATTTAAAAGTAGCTCCAGATTATTTATTTATTCCAGTTGGAAATGCAGGTAATATCACAGCTTACTGGAAAGGCTTTAATGAATATCATAAAGCTGGAAAAATTTCAAAGCTACCTCAGCTTATGGGCTTTCAAGCATACAACAGTGCTCCGCTAGTGCTTGGCCATCCAGTTTCAAATCCAGAAACTGTTGCTACAGCTATAAGAATAGGCAATCCAGCAAGCAAAGATAAAGCTCTTGCCGCTATAAAAGAGTCAAACGGAAATATAGATAGAATTAAGGATGAGGATATTTTAAAAGCTCAGTTTTTACTTTCTACATCAGAAGGAATATTTGCTGAGCCAGCTTCATGTATATCTCTAGCTGGTCTTATTAAAGCTAAGGAAGAGGGCCGTGTAAACCAAGGCTCAAAAGTAGTCTGCGTATTAACTGGAAACGGTCTAAAGGACAGTGACATCATACTAGACAACCCTTATGAATACGCCACCTTAAAATCTGATTACAAGGTCATCGAGGATTATATTTTAAGGGGGAATAAGTAA
- the thrB gene encoding homoserine kinase, with translation MFKVKVPATSANMGPGFDCIGIALDLYNEVEVYESDKPLHFIWECEEEEVPEKENFIYTSMMDVFKEHDFPIPNVKVIARKCNIPMVRGLGSSSAAIVAGLTLAYALMGKDFDKDLLAYKAWVIEGHPDNVVPCFLGGMTISVMDEGKPYTTHVPIEDRVKFMAVIPPYKTETKQSREVLPKDYTRADCIQNVSRASMMINAFNLKDYHLLRTAFGDRIHQPYRLPLLKDAAYVFELFKENGAIGEFMSGSGSTLMGVFLDDCQDRKLVIEEKLKAIDPLFRVELLNVDRSGVVLSKI, from the coding sequence ATGTTTAAAGTAAAAGTACCTGCAACAAGTGCAAATATGGGACCAGGCTTTGACTGTATAGGGATAGCTCTGGATTTATACAATGAAGTAGAGGTTTATGAATCAGATAAACCACTTCATTTCATTTGGGAATGCGAGGAAGAGGAAGTTCCCGAAAAAGAAAACTTCATTTATACAAGCATGATGGATGTATTTAAGGAGCATGATTTTCCTATTCCAAATGTAAAGGTCATAGCTAGAAAATGCAATATACCGATGGTAAGAGGGCTAGGAAGCAGTTCTGCTGCTATAGTAGCTGGACTAACTCTTGCCTATGCTCTTATGGGAAAAGACTTTGACAAGGATTTACTAGCTTATAAAGCCTGGGTAATAGAGGGACATCCAGATAATGTAGTTCCTTGCTTTTTAGGTGGTATGACTATTTCTGTAATGGATGAAGGAAAGCCCTACACTACTCATGTTCCTATAGAAGACAGGGTGAAATTTATGGCTGTTATTCCTCCTTACAAAACAGAAACCAAGCAAAGCAGAGAAGTTCTCCCTAAAGACTACACAAGAGCAGATTGCATCCAGAATGTGTCTAGGGCTTCTATGATGATTAATGCATTTAACTTAAAGGACTATCATCTGCTTAGAACGGCTTTTGGCGACAGGATTCATCAGCCTTATCGCCTGCCTCTTTTAAAAGATGCTGCTTATGTATTTGAGCTTTTCAAAGAAAATGGTGCAATAGGAGAATTTATGAGTGGTTCAGGCTCTACACTAATGGGAGTATTTTTAGATGATTGCCAAGATAGAAAGCTTGTAATAGAAGAAAAGTTAAAGGCTATCGATCCTTTATTTAGAGTAGAATTACTAAATGTGGATAGATCTGGAGTAGTGCTTTCTAAGATTTAA